One segment of Podospora pseudopauciseta strain CBS 411.78 chromosome 5 map unlocalized CBS411.78m_5.2, whole genome shotgun sequence DNA contains the following:
- a CDS encoding uncharacterized protein (EggNog:ENOG503PE0D; COG:S), with protein MQHIFSLAQSTYVWLGHGNDRSDLAMEYLSQLARFGRQLPLRICTAPDAATARAESARYREAVWEAMRCELLHSWGVLSFESSSMLKT; from the coding sequence ATGCAGCACATCTTCTCCCTAGCACAGTCGACCTATGTTTGGCTGGGACATGGCAATGACCGGAGTGATCTAGCTATGGAGTATCTATCGCAATTAGCAAGATTCGGCAGGCAGCTACCGCTGCGTATCTGTACTGCTCCTGATGCAGCAACCGCGAGGGCTGAGTCTGCGAGGTATAGGGAGGCCGTGTGGGAAGCGATGAGATGTGAGCTCCTTCATTCTTGGGGCGTCCTGTCTTTTGAATCTTCTTCGATGCTAAAAACATGA
- a CDS encoding uncharacterized protein (EggNog:ENOG503NV2B; COG:P), giving the protein MATTTTTATAATATPTVVRAPAQAGVFEGLNPSIYNPADPLVLFIIQATIVIALTRALYWPLSKIREPRVIAEVIAGILLGPSVMGRIPGFTDAIFPPASMAPFRLVANIGLVLFLFLVGLEINLAYLLSNWRIAFSVAALDMTIPFGLGVAVAYGLYHEFAGEPGTAPISFGIFALFIGVAMAITAFPVLCRILTSLKLLNTTVGVIVLTSGIANDVVGWVLLALCVTLVNAGAGITALYVFLVSVGYSLFLAYAVRPAFIWVLRRTKSLENGPTEGVVALTLFMVLASSFFTSIIGVHSIFGAFMVGLMCPHEGGFAIKLTEKIEDLTSTLFVPLFFALSGINTNIGLLNTGTVWGYVIAIIFVAFFSKLAGGTLGARLNGLVWRESFTIGTLMSCKGLVELIVLNIGLQAKILSTKTFTMFVIMALVTTFSTAPLVSWLYPPWYQQKLDLWKKGKIDWDGNPIIPADGQDSEEKYRKGDVATRLLVYLRTDGLSSILGLISLFTSSSAPTPAASASSDNEKAADPSTAHTDEQRPLRIQGYRLVELTDRNSSVMKVSDIEDYASHDPIVKAFGTSTANNTSRDVIVSGQIAVVPEEGFADTLATQASKTNSDLVLVPWSETGTISEIQSFYYGGNSSIKDNMLANKDFAGLVTDVYEKHRHLAAVGVYVDSSLLSTSHPRSRIGDDSQATKTGITRQLTRDATGVSLAEAQDIGAAKFHSAESKGPKVVRVLYRGGEDDLFAVRLGYQLAQTDKVVLEVVIEAAANRADSEMATLKSVLSESLGDRVVYLDAQDTAEAIQSLLSPCRQVRSSRSVLVVVGRSVSSWLASSVDAGPSSSAAAELAAVRKVLGLKAARLAAEVRKGVGDKANVSLLVVQAKTTPATTTTTTTTAGEGGVSALKRKPSTYSQESGHVGA; this is encoded by the coding sequence ATggcgacaacaacaacaacagcaacagcggCAACGGCCACTCCAACCGTGGTTCGAGCTCCCGCCCAAGCGGGCGTGTTCGAAggcctcaacccctccatctACAATCCCGCCGACCCCCTCGTCCTTTTCATCATCCAGGCCACCATTGTCATTGCCCTCACCCGTGCTCTCTACTGGCCGCTGTCCAAGATCCGAGAGCCGAGAGTGATTGCAGAGGTCATCGCAGGCATTCTGCTCGGACCCTCCGTTATGGGCCGTATCCCCGGCTTCACTGATGCCATCTTTCCGCCTGCCAGCATGGCACCCTTCCGACTTGTGGCCAACATTGGCCTTGTGCTGTTCCTCTTTTTAGTTGGACTGGAAATCAACCTGGCATATTTGCTGAGCAACTGGCGAATCGCCTTTAGCGTCGCAGCTCTGGACATGACGATTCCCTTTGGACTCGGTGTGGCGGTGGCATATGGGCTGTACCACGAGTTTGCGGGTGAGCCAGGGACGGCCCCCATCTCATTTGGCATCTTTGCTCTCTTCATCGGTGTGGCGATGGCCATCACGGCGTTTCCAGTCCTATGTCGAATCTTGACGAGCTTGAAGCTGTTGAACACCACCGTCGGAGTGATTGTCCTGACCAGCGGCATCGCCAATGATGTGGTGGGCTGGGTTCTTCTTGCGTTGTGTGTCACGCTTGTGAATGCTGGAGCCGGAATAACGGCGCTGTATGTGTTTCTGGTTTCGGTTGGATACAGCTTGTTCCTGGCATATGCCGTCCGTCCGGCATTCATCTGGGTGTTGCGCAGGACGAAGAGCCTGGAGAACGGGCCGACCGAGGGTGTGGTTGCGCTGACGCTATTCATGGTGTTGGCGTCCTCCTTCTTTACGAGCATCATTGGCGTTCACTCTATCTTTGGGGCTTTCATGGTCGGGCTGATGTGCCCTCATGAGGGCGGGTTTGCAATCAAATTGACCGAGAAGATTGAGGATCTCACTTCTACACTGTTTGTGCCGCTGTTCTTTGCGCTTTCGGGAATCAATACGAACATCGGCCTACTCAACACCGGGACCGTCTGGGGCTATGTGATTGCCATCATTTTCGTGGCCTTCTTCAGCAAGTTGGCTGGTGGAACTCTGGGCGCGAGGTTGAACGGGCTGGTCTGGAGAGAGTCTTTCACCATCGGCACGCTCATGTCATGCAAGGGGTTGGTTGAGCTCATTGTTTTGAACATTGGCCTGCAAGCCAAGATTTTGAGCACAAAGACCTTCACCATGTTTGTCATTATGGCTCTCGTCACCACCTTTTCCACGGCCCCGTTGGTCAGCTGGCTCTATCCACCCTGGTATCAGCAGAAGCTCGACCTGtggaagaagggcaagatAGACTGGGATGGGAATCCGATCATACCAGCGGATGGTCAAGACTCGGAGGAAAAATACCGCAAGGGGGATGTGGCCACCCGTCTGCTGGTCTATCTTCGAACGGATGGCTTGTCCTCTATTCTGGGGCTCATCTCGTTGtttacttcctcctctgccccAACACCAGCGGCCAGTGCCTCGTCAGACAACGAAAAGGCAGccgacccctccaccgctCACACAGATGAGCAGAGGCCACTTCGCATTCAAGGGTATCGTCTGGTGGAGCTGACAGACCGCAATTCTTCCGTCATGAAAGTATCCGACATTGAAGACTACGCCTCCCACGACCCCATCGTCAAGGCCTTcggcacctccaccgccaacaacacTTCCCGCGACGTCATCGTCTCTGGACAAATCGCTGTCGTCCCCGAAGAGGGATTCGCCGACACCCTCGCCACCCAAGCCTCCAAAACCAACAGCGACCTGGTCCTCGTCCCCTGGAGCGAGACAGGCACCATTTCCGAAATCCAAAGCTTCTACTACGGCGGCAACTCCAGCATCAAGGACAACATGCTCGCGAACAAGGATTTCGCCGGCCTCGTGACAGACGTCTACGAAAAGCACAGGCACCTCGCCGCCGTGGGAGTCTATGTCGACAGCTCCCTCCTCAGCACCAGCCACCCCCGGTCAAGGATAGGCGACGACTCCCAAGCAACAAAGACGGGAATCACCCGACAACTCACCCGAGACGCGACAGGTGTCAGCCTAGCCGAGGCCCAAGACATCGGAGCAGCCAAGTTTCACTCCGCCGAAAGCAAAGGCCCAAAGGTTGTCCGTGTGCTCTACAGAGGAGGTGAGGACGACCTCTTTGCGGTGAGGCTAGGGTATCAACTCGCCCAGACCGACAAGGTCGTCTTGGAGGTTGTTATCGAAGCAGCGGCCAACCGCGCCGACAGTGAGATGGCCACGCTCAAGTCGGTTCTTTCCGAAAGTCTGGGCGACAGGGTTGTCTACCTTGATGCTCAGGACACAGCCGAAGCGATTCAGAGCTTGCTGTCGCCATGCAGGCAGGTGCGCAGCTCGCGGTCggttctggtggtggtggggaggtcTGTTTCGTCTTGGTTGGCATCTTCTGTTGACGCGGGCCCGTCTTCTTCCGCCGCGGCTGAGCTGGCTGCCGTTCGCAAGGTTCTTGGGCTGAAGGCGGCACGTCTCGCTGcggaggtgaggaagggagTAGGGGACAAGGCCAATGTTAGTCTGCTTGTTGTCCAGGCCAAGACTACcccagcgacgacgacgacgacgacgacgactgcgggcgagggaggagtatCTGCCTTGAAGCGGAAACCGAGTACATATTCGCAGGAGAGTGGTCATGTAGGAGCGTAA
- a CDS encoding uncharacterized protein (EggNog:ENOG503PD9U) has translation MPRRDEDDDEDGGTGLYVSELAEDSLEEGNPFATHISHSDVGDDHDDDNDESGSHEEGSDREDHSDGDEEEEYSEHDGRFDLIDDMAADSSEEESEEDNGGEDDSEDSSDSDDDKNGTRRILFQDKRRSKKRSQFIPQFSRLPLELQQLIWKQFCPDLSEKARFYEFQIVGHLVPQNGTPPEIWETVQLEQQTKAARTVLAIHHQSRKFALRYLPDELALRGGWGSVRFHSQRDVVFIDRVASAMSRHFPPWPMPVIPGVTDRIRNIAFEKGLFFLTGDPMLQSFTCAFPNLQHAFFLAKYNHCEARNLLWCADPSANHYTLTSEEEAEIQHGRRGHETKNFVEYRWVWPNVEKRAAEARRASVADARPTSADDVNGTSNTRSPGVVEEEFLTITPEEIACYAADDMRGLDDSDSDSDSDEEEEPGTYVQRAWSLGFKVWPVIEFFDKRGERAFQKLLQWNEDGATDVAFDDEDYSDEGEEIPDEYESSGIDDSEIESEDSDEDSDDLNIVDVDNSDGSNEGDSEDDGEGGGSVVDSDDEGVDGDRPLIDLAGEDGNEHDDEVFTGFSSPEPESVTLRASSSVEEVPDTESDQQAVRARLKRRRNRIMESSDLENDSDDHEDDVPRPAKRPRRVVDSDSDDENGTSEEEEVVPRPTKRARRVVDSDSEEEDGSAEKDEDDEMPQLIKRARRDSTALLVRPDDDTDQEVRKMRANKRLRAVISDDSEDDDDAHHNSSKEEEGEEQESDSQSSEETDESESEDEENEQFSRSRKATSALAQKLGLTGGRGRIPMPPSDSEDDEDDDDDIERKRGDDYDVGNYEVFEDDDEDMEVNRDGEDEEEIFGGDDYDEDEEDY, from the coding sequence ATGCCCCGCagagacgaggacgacgacgaagatggAGGCACAGGCTTGTATGTGTCGGAGCTAGCCGAGGACAGTCTGGAGGAGGGCAATCCGTTTGCTACCCACATTTCACATTCTGATGTCGGCGAcgaccacgacgacgacaacgacgaatCTGGCTCACACGAGGAGGGCAGCGACAGAGAGGACCATTCTGACggcgacgaagaagaagagtatTCCGAGCATGACGGCCGCTTCGACCTCATTGACGACATGGCCGCTGATTCTTCCGAAGAGGAGTCGGAAGAGGACaatggtggtgaggacgaCTCGGAAGACTCATCCGActctgatgatgataagAACGGCACCCGCCGGATTCTATTTCAAGACAAACGACGCAGCAAAAAACGCTCTCAGTTCATCCCTCAATTCAGCCGGCTCCCGCTCgagctccagcagctcatCTGGAAGCAGTTTTGTCCAGACTTGTCCGAGAAGGCGCGCTTCTATGAATTCCAGATTGTCGGCCATTTGGTGCCCCAGAATGGTACCCCTCCCGAGATTTGGGAAACCGTCCAACTCGAACAGCAGACCAAGGCGGCCCGGACCGTGCTTGCCATACACCACCAGAGCCGCAAGTTCGCCCTTCGCTACCTCCCCGATGAGCTGGCTCTCCGGGGAGGCTGGGGCTCAGTCCGCTTTCACAGCCAGCGTGACGTGGTCTTTATCGACCGTGTCGCCAGCGCCATGTCTCGTCACTTCCCGCCATGGCCCATGCCCGTCATTCCAGGAGTTACAGACAGGATCCGCAACATTGCCTTTGAAAAGGGTTTGTTTTTCTTGACGGGGGATCCGATGCTTCAGAGCTTTACTTGTGCCTTTCCAAATCTACAGCATGCTTTCTTTCTGGCAAAGTACAACCACTGCGAGGCAAGGAATCTGCTCTGGTGCGCTGACCCGAGTGCGAACCACTACACCTTGACCAGCGAAGAGGAAGCAGAGATACAGCACGGAAGAAGGGGACATGAAACCAAGAACTTTGTCGAGTACCGCTGGGTTTGGCCCAATGTCGAGAAGCGCGCTGCCGAAGCCAGGAGAGCATCGGTCGCCGACGCCAGGCCCACTTCCGCCGACGACGTCAACGggaccagcaacaccagaaGCCCGGGCGTagtcgaggaggagtttCTCACCATCACACCCGAGGAAATCGCTTGTTATGCGGCGGACGATATGCGCGGCTTGGACGACTCTGATTCTGACTCGGACTcggacgaagaggaggagccgggCACCTATGTGCAGCGAGCGTGGAGTTTGGGCTTCAAGGTTTGGCCAGTGATTGAGTTTTTTGACAAGAGAGGCGAGCGCGCTTTTCAAAAGCTGCTGCAGTGGAATGAAGACGGGGCGACGGACGTGGCGTTCGACGACGAGGACTACTCcgacgagggggaggagatacCGGACGAGTACGAAAGTTCGGGGATTGATGATTCAGAGATTGAATCGGAGGATAGCGATGAGGATTCAGATGATCTGAATATTGTGGACGTTGACAATAGCGACGGCAGCAACGAGGGGGATTCTGAAGAtgacggggaagggggtggcaGCGTGGTAGActcggatgatgagggggtcgATGGGGACCGCCCGCTGATTGATCTGGCTGGAGAAGATGGCAACGAACACGACGACGAGGTTTTCACTGGATTTTCCAGCCCCGAACCGGAATCAGTTACACTTCGCGCATCCTCCAGCGTGGAGGAAGTGCCTGACACTGAATCTGATCAACAAGCAGTTAGAGCGAGGCTCAAGCGCAGACGAAACAGAATCATGGAGTCTTCAGATCTGGAAAATGACTCAGACGACCACGAGGATGACGTCCCTCGGCCGGCCAAACGACCCCGCCGTGTAGTGGACTCTGACTCTGACGACGAGAACGGGACctcagaagaagaagaggtggtaCCTCGGCCAACCAAGCGAGCCCGCCGGGTGGTGGACTCTGAttccgaggaagaggacggcagtgccgaaaaagacgaggacgatgagatGCCTCAGCTTATCAAACGAGCCCGCCGCGATAGCACCGCTTTGCTTGTTCGCCCCGACGATGACACGGATCAGGAAGTGCGGAAAATGAGGGCCAACAAACGGCTCCGAGCTGTTATCTCGGACGAcagtgaggatgatgacgatgcccaccacaacagcagcaaggaagaggaaggggaagaacaAGAATCCGATAGTCAATCCTCCGAAGAGACCGACGAGTCTGAGTCAGAAGACGAAGAGAATGAGCAATTCAGCCGCTCCAGAAAGGCAACCTCAGCTCTTGCACAGAAGCTGGGGTTAACCGGCGGGAGGGGTCGAATTCCCATGCCACCTTCTGAttctgaggatgatgaggatgatgacgacgacattgAGCGCAAGAGAGGGGATGATTACGACGTTGGCAATTACGAGGTCtttgaggatgacgatgaggataTGGAGGTGAAccgggatggggaggatgaggaggagatatttgggggagatgattatgacgaggacgaggaagattACTAG
- a CDS encoding uncharacterized protein (EggNog:ENOG503NYDM; COG:J), with protein MGSQVIYLPDGQSYTVTPVFAGLFFKSNDLSVHHNAFPAGWTIVIHTVDPDDGSSGSRSTPDNDSIRADVDGSPAPQKMSHIHAFTSPTLLNDSLFISSISSPSSHDFKPAASPTRQVAMMLWVTLFWYFHQKAPPSALTTDASRLTPAAGRPRGEWRVRIKRDGLLKGRNLIPKLERMGLIASFNSAVGTALDDTEDQWANMFVSRRMFWQTPGRLFLFTLQPTTKFTRSGTASPTPSRPGSPAQGERTISQIADISDLPGAPPPTTLASVPSFPIGPFFSASHLPTYYPPASLPYTITNHTRHPLRPKPPRMGEVFYTRFIPSVNQYLSFRVASISLHPVPYLGPTGPKSSTHTHLCQLSDTALVQQWHSSPRVSAFWGEYSPKFLSNALQSRHSFPAIGLWDGVPFGYFELYWVKEDILGRYAGGSIDDYDRGCHVLIGEEWARGRVQSWLTSLVHWAFCADYRTQSVCLEPRVDNERFIQHLQYAGFSKEKEIAFPHKQAWFGRLRRENWEGPEL; from the exons ATGGGGTCACAGGTCATCTACCTGCCCGACGGGCAGAGCTATACTGTTACACCTGTGTTCGCCGGCCTCTTCTTCAAGTCCAATGACCTCTCTGTACACCACAACGCCTTTCCAGCCGGCTGGACCATCGTCATCCACACTGTTGACCCGGACGATGGCAGCTCTGGCAGCAGAAGCACCCCCGATAATGACTCGATACGAGCCGATGTCGATGGCAGCCCCGCGCCCCAAAAGATGTCTCACATCCACGCTTTTACAAGCCCCACCCTCCTAAACGACAGCCTCTTCATCTCGTCGATATCGAGCCCCTCGAGCCATGACTTCAAGCCAGCAGCGAGCCCTACTCGGCAGGTAGCCATGATGCTATGGGTCACGCTATTCTGGTACTTCCACCAAAAGGCTCCCCCGTCTGCCCTGACGACGGATGCCTCCCGGTTGACGCCTGCAGCTGGCAGGCCGCGTGGCGAATGGCGAGTGCGCATCAAGAGAGACGGCCTGCTGAAGGGGAGAAACCTGATACCAAAACTGGAGCGCATGGGCTTGATTGCAAGCTTCAATTCTGCCGTGGGAACCGCGCTGGACGACACAGAAGACCAATGGGCCAACATGTTTGTTTCGCGCAGGATGTTTTGGCAGACCCCCGGCCGGTTGTTCCTCTTCACgctccagcccaccaccaagttCACCCGATCCGGTACTGCGTCGCCGACTCCCAGCCGGCCTGGATCGCCAGCCCAGGGCGAGCGTACCATCTCACAAATTGCCGACATTTCGGATCTCCCCGGTGCGCCACCACCTACCACCCTTGCCAGTGTACCCTCTTTTCCGATCGGTCCCTTTTTCTCGGCATCCCACCTACCGACATACTACCCTCCTGCATCACTGCCTTACACCATAACCAATCACACCCGGCATCCCCTCCGCCCGAAACCTCCTCGCATGGGGGAAGTCTTTTATACCCGATTCATACCCTCGGTGAACCAGTACCTGTCCTTTAGGGTCGCCTCCATCTCACTTCATCCGGTCCCGTACCTCGGACCCACAGGTCCCAAGTCTTCAACACATACACACCTTTGTCAACTCAGCGATACAGCCTTGGTTCAACAATGGCACTCTAGTCCTCGTGTTTCGGCCTTTTGGGGCGAATATTCGCCAAAGTTTTTGTCCAATGCATTGCAGTCAAGGCATAGCTTCCCAGCTATTGGCCTGTGGGACGGTGTGCCCTTTGGCTACTTTGAGCTTTATTGGGTCAAGGAAGACATTCTGGGGAGATATGCCGGAGGTTCTATTGACGACTATGATCGCGGTTGCCATGTCTTGATTGGTGAAGAGTGGGCACGGGGGAGAGTGCAGAGCTGGCTGACGAGCTTGGTGCACTGGGCCTTTTGTGCTGATTATCGGACCCAGAGCGTGTGCCTAGAGCCAAGGGTGGACAATGAGAG GTTTATTCAACATTTACAATATGCAGGGTTCAGCAAGGAGAAAGAGATTGCCTTTCCACACAAGCAGGCTTGGTTtggaaggttgaggagggagaattGGGAGGGTCCGGAACTGTGA
- a CDS encoding uncharacterized protein (EggNog:ENOG503NU8G; COG:S) has translation MNHVFWRLPRQLTTSLPRRHSCLPLPLCHPAVRHFSSKPAERPGDTKARKLDQKFLDQQEQEVKVRQHQIKRPWHREGADKPTVDPKGEDIQPITKGKLLTTPTRLLKLILPLPMGVEKDRQNNGNSDDKEKPDYARSISQNDTIQPLAILVHPQQPLSYVERLIQAELPPVLEDGKEKIPSIYFRAEDTEHGDQKPTSRSEARKKDAAGQDASKRTHVASYSGLGHEGPEREGKEKRWVRWSSSTEMGDFIRDAARGREFAIEVEGYHLEMRVTVPSFNDRTFYMRSRLRKMSHELDRLAKIKKECDLLAHRGANLLAKGGFGILTGWWVIVYYVTFHTDYGWDLIEPVTYLAGLTTIMGGYLWFLYISKDLSYKAAMNVTVSRRQNALYEAKGFDLERWEQLVQEANALRREIKAIAIEYDVEWDDARDLGEEVKEALDEENTKNGEDYRSDEKEKDEEFTEEEKKRQDKSKKKDS, from the coding sequence ATGAATCATGTATTCTGGCGGCTGCCGCGCCAACTGACGACATCTCTTCCGCGCAGACACTCTTgtctcccactccccctaTGCCACCCAGCCGTGCGCCACTTCTCGTCCAAGCCAGCCGAACGACCTGGGGATACGAAAGCCAGAAAACTCGACCAAAAGTTCTTGGACCAACAGGAGCAGGAAGTAAAGGTCCGACAGCACCAGATCAAAAGACCATGGCACCGCGAGGGAGCCGACAAGCCTACCGTCGACCCAAAAGGCGAAGACAtccaacccatcaccaaaggCAAACTCCTGACCACGCCCACTCGGCTCCTGAAACTGATCCTTCCTTTGCCCATGGGCGTCGAGAAGGACAGGCAGAACAACGGCAACAGTGACGATAAAGAGAAGCCCGATTATGCCCGTTCGATATCTCAAAATGACACCATTCAGCCCCTAGCCATACTGGTCCACCCGCAACAACCGCTATCCTACGTCGAGCGCCTCATCCAAGCCGAGCTACCACCTGTGTTGGAAGACGGTAAAGAAAAGATTCCGAGTATATATTTCCGGGCCGAGGATACCGAACATGGTGATCAAAAGCCGACAAGCCGATCCGAAGCGCGAAAAAAGGACGCCGCGGGACAAGACGCGTCGAAGAGAACACACGTGGCGTCGTACTCTGGGTTGGGCCACGAGGGCCCCGagagggaaggaaaggaaaagcgCTGGGTCCGTTGGAGCTCGAGCACCGAGATGGGAGACTTCATCCGTGATGCAGCACGAGGGCGCGAGTTTGCCATCGAAGTCGAAGGCTATCACCTGGAGATGCGCGTGACGGTGCCGAGTTTCAACGACAGGACATTCTACATGCGATCCAGGCTGCGAAAGATGAGCCATGAGCTAGACAggctggccaagatcaagaaggagtGTGACTTGCTGGCGCATCGTGGTGCGAACCTGTTGGCCAAGGGAGGGTTCGGTATTTTGACGGGCTGGTGGGTGATTGTGTACTATGTCACGTTTCATACCGATTATGGGTGGGATCTCATTGAACCAGTCACCTACCTTGCCGGACTGACAACAATCATGGGCGGATATCTCTGGTTTCTCTATATCAGCAAGGATCTCAGTTACAAGGCGGCCATGAACGTGACGGTGTCAAGGCGACAGAACGCCTTGTATGAGGCGAAGGGCTTTGACTTGGAAAGATGGGAGCAGTTGGTGCAGGAAGCAAATGcgctgaggagggagatCAAGGCGATTGCCATCGAGTATGATGTTGAGTGGGACGATGCGAGGGacttgggagaggaggttaAGGAAGCTTTGGACGAGGAGAATACCAAGAACGGAGAGGACTACCGGTCTGacgagaaggaaaaggacgAGGAGTTTacagaggaggaaaagaagaggcaagacaagtccaagaagaaagATTCTTGA
- the DAL81_2 gene encoding Fungal specific transcription factor (COG:L; EggNog:ENOG503NVUA), which yields MDASSGSSSPATLATEPPTRDRARLSSRPERPCDTCRKRKLKCAKAPGHERCVLCIFHDRDCTYEDAPQLRRKRGSGVGQPSPETVDSSTASGKRRKAITEDATPSLLDQALGLHRTTHFKYIGSSSPQQEKLVDIIHQVGPSQDCLTGTKFRRVAHHVTFLSKPDHDAPLSNDTDRDLEAIESLVSPHGRGLVDLYFGTVHPSYPILHKGVFMEKYKRSYTEFSPPLLAAVYLLAMDWWEFDRELSSQAKPDTGALSQWATKALMDVMHRPKLSSAQAALLLLQRAGCDSWILTSQVVALGEELGLHLDCSDWNIPDWEKGLRRRLSWALFMQDKWGSLIHGRPSHISSSCWQLPDITLNDFPESAADDENREGSSEVEKGRLLFIHLTRLTMIMTEAKECLYGPHDTRVQAIVRSAGLQGLLELVKPLVVQLKDWMHSLPPELRMSDIKTRKLCSNGYLHLSYLVTEIIIHRHIISNLDSAPSPLIALCRDAARARLERAVAFVDALKPEHLQAFWWFAAPKSLAYIRTYGGLLWATSATEDEAEFYRKKLADFRWGLKVRAKGVGFVTAALKEMEESLSEIDMSRGVAVPESTGG from the coding sequence ATGGACGCTTCTTCTGGCTCGAGCTCACCCGCGACTCTTGCTACCGAGCCCCCAACCCGCGATCGAGCGAGACTATCCTCCCGACCTGAACGTCCTTGCGATACCTGTCGCAAGCGCAAGCTGAAATGCGCAAAGGCCCCTGGTCATGAACGATGCGTTCTATGTATATTCCACGACCGCGACTGCACCTATGAAGATGCGCCTCagctgaggaggaaaagaggcTCCGGTGTCGGACAGCCTTCCCCGGAGACGGTGGACAGCAGCACCGCATCCGGCAAGAGACGAAAAGCTATCACTGAGGATGCCACCCCATCACTCCTCGACCAAGCTCTCGGCCTCCACCGAACGACACATTTCAAGTACATTGGCTCGAGTTCTCCCCAGCAAGAGAAGCTAGTCGACATTATACATCAAGTTGGCCCATCACAGGACTGCTTGACCGGCACCAAGTTTCGTCGTGTTGCGCACCATGTTACCTTCTTGTCCAAGCCCGACCATGATGCGCCCTTGAGCAATGACACAGACCGAGATCTGGAAGCGATAGAGAGCCTAGTGAGCCCCCACGGGCGAGGTTTGGTGGACTTGTATTTTGGAACAGTGCACCCAAGTTACCCAATCCTCCACAAGGGCGTTTTTATGGAGAAATACAAACGATCCTATACCGAGTTTTCGCCTCCGCTTCTCGCGGCCGTGTACCTGCTGGCCATGGACTGGTGGGAGTTTGACCGCGAACTGTCGTCACAGGCCAAACCGGATACCGGCGCCTTGTCACAATGGGCCACCAAGGCGCTGATGGATGTCATGCATCGACCCAAGCTGTCGTCAGCACAAGCTGCGCTCTTGCTGTTGCAGAGGGCGGGCTGTGACTCATGGATCCTGACGTCCCAGGTTGTTGCCCTGGGTGAGGAGCTAGGATTGCACTTGGACTGCTCCGACTGGAATATTCCTGACTGGGAGAAGggtctccgccgccgcctttcCTGGGCCCTTTTTATGCAGGACAAATGGGGGAGTCTCATTCATGGCCGTCCATCCCATATTTCGTCCTCATGCTGGCAGCTTCCTGACATCACCCTGAATGACTTTCCCGAGTCCGCGGCTGATGACGAGAATAGAGAAGGCAGCAGCGAAGTAGAGAAGGGTCGACTCTTGTTCATCCATTTGACCAGACTAACCATGATTATGACAGAGGCAAAGGAATGTCTGTATGGACCACACGACACTCGAGTTCAGGCAATTGTCAGATCTGCAGGCCTTCAGGGGCTGTTGGAGCTCGTCAAGCCTCTTGTTGTCCAGCTGAAGGACTGGATGCACTCTCTCCCGCCAGAATTGCGCATGTCTGATATCAAGACGAGGAAGCTCTGTTCCAACGGCTACCTCCACCTTTCTTACCTTGTGACCGAAATCATTATCCATCGAcacatcatcagcaaccTTGATAGTGCCCCCTCGCCGCTCATAGCTCTGTGCCGCGATGCCGCGCGGGCCAGACTCGAAAGGGCTGTTGCCTTTGTCGATGCTCTCAAGCCGGAGCATCTCCAGGCGTTTTGGTGGTTTGCCGCGCCGAAATCTCTGGCCTATATCAGGACGTATGGTGGGCTGCTGTGGGCTACCAGTGCCACGGAAGACGAGGCTGAGTTCTACCGGAAGAAGCTGGCGGATTTCCGATGGGGGTTGAAGGTTAGGGcaaagggggtggggttcGTGACGGCAGCCTTGaaagagatggaggagagccTGAGCGAGATTGATATGAGTAGGGGTGTGGCTGTCCCTGAGTCGACAGGTGGCTGA